One genomic segment of Gemmatimonadota bacterium includes these proteins:
- a CDS encoding phosphoglycerate dehydrogenase, which translates to MSHRLLVTDEIDPDGLALLRAVPSFHVDEVPTLPADELLRRIGDYDAIIGRSATRISDALLRAGTRLRVVGRAGVGVDNIALDSATELGIAVINAPAGNTVAVAELFFGVIIGLLRHLPRAQSSMHEGRWERSALMGSELRGKVLGIVGLGRIGSAVATRARAFGMEVVAFDPYIPDDRFVAMQVRRMPTLESLLSASQFCSLHVPLTDETKGMIGSAELAMLRRGAIIANLARGGIIDEAALAEALRSGHVGGAALDAFSKEPLTGEHAFRGVPNLLLTPHLGASTVEAQRNVAVDVCEAVRDALLDGELSRSINVTGGPDDWRALQPALVVARRIASVARARLADRGARAVDGITLKTGPELVSSRRVLLSAAAAGALEGAVEHDRLNLINARAIAAARGIELSVAEGGDAPHPRAIEVRLHAGGEELRVGGVASGDGPPRLTRIGPYHVDVAMKGQLVVLTNHDVPGVIGRVGTALGDAQVNIAEYHQARLAQGGEALAVIAVDGNVGAEVRRVLLALPDVLTATVVQFRDA; encoded by the coding sequence GTGTCCCACCGACTGCTGGTCACTGACGAGATCGACCCTGACGGCCTCGCCCTCCTCCGGGCCGTCCCCTCGTTCCATGTCGACGAGGTCCCCACCCTCCCCGCCGACGAACTCCTCCGCCGCATCGGCGACTACGACGCCATCATCGGGCGGAGTGCCACGCGCATCTCGGATGCGCTCCTCCGCGCGGGAACGCGGCTCCGCGTCGTCGGCCGCGCCGGGGTCGGCGTTGACAACATCGCGCTCGACTCGGCCACCGAACTCGGCATCGCGGTCATCAATGCCCCCGCCGGCAACACGGTCGCGGTCGCCGAGTTGTTCTTCGGCGTGATCATCGGCCTGCTGCGCCATCTGCCGCGCGCGCAGTCGTCGATGCATGAGGGACGTTGGGAGCGCTCGGCGCTCATGGGCTCCGAACTCCGCGGAAAGGTCCTCGGGATCGTCGGCCTGGGACGCATCGGGTCCGCCGTCGCCACGCGCGCGCGCGCCTTCGGGATGGAGGTCGTGGCCTTCGACCCGTACATCCCGGACGACCGGTTCGTCGCGATGCAGGTCCGTCGCATGCCGACGCTGGAGTCACTGCTCTCCGCCTCCCAGTTCTGCTCGCTGCACGTCCCGCTCACCGACGAGACCAAGGGGATGATCGGGTCGGCGGAACTCGCGATGCTGCGGCGCGGCGCGATCATCGCCAACCTCGCGCGCGGCGGCATCATCGACGAGGCGGCGCTGGCCGAGGCGCTGCGGTCCGGGCACGTCGGCGGGGCGGCGCTCGACGCGTTCTCGAAGGAGCCGCTCACCGGCGAGCACGCCTTCCGTGGCGTCCCCAACCTCCTCCTGACGCCGCATCTCGGCGCCTCCACCGTCGAAGCGCAACGCAACGTGGCGGTCGACGTCTGCGAGGCGGTGCGTGACGCCCTGCTGGACGGCGAGCTCTCGCGCTCGATCAACGTGACCGGCGGCCCCGACGACTGGCGCGCGCTGCAGCCGGCGTTGGTCGTCGCGCGGCGCATCGCGAGCGTCGCCCGCGCGCGCCTCGCCGACCGCGGCGCGCGCGCGGTGGACGGCATCACGCTCAAGACCGGCCCCGAACTGGTGTCGTCGCGGCGCGTCCTCCTCTCGGCCGCGGCGGCGGGCGCGCTCGAGGGCGCGGTCGAACACGACCGGCTCAACCTGATCAACGCGCGCGCGATCGCCGCCGCGCGCGGCATCGAACTCTCGGTCGCCGAGGGCGGGGATGCCCCGCATCCGCGCGCGATCGAGGTGCGCCTGCATGCGGGTGGCGAGGAACTCCGCGTGGGCGGCGTCGCCTCGGGCGACGGCCCGCCGCGCCTCACGCGCATCGGCCCGTACCACGTGGATGTCGCGATGAAGGGGCAGCTCGTCGTCCTCACCAACCACGACGTGCCCGGCGTGATCGGGCGCGTGGGCACCGCGCTCGGTGATGCGCAGGTGAACATCGCCGAGTACCACCAGGCCCGGCTCGCGCAGGGCGGCGAGGCGCTCGCGGTGATCGCCGTCGACGGCAACGTCGGCGCCGAGGTGCGCCGCGTGCTGCTCGCCCTCCCCGACGTGCTCACCGCCACCGTCGTGCAGTTCCGCGACGCGTGA
- a CDS encoding nuclear transport factor 2 family protein: MTHPHAALIARFYDAFQRRDAAAMAACYHRDVHFTDEVFPDLRGPQAGAMWAMLCARGKDLRVEPSAITADDAQGRARWDAWYTFSGSGRPVHNIIQAEFGFRDGLIVRHVDRFDFQRWARQALGVSGLVLGGTRFMRRKVQTTAARSLAVWMAAPR; the protein is encoded by the coding sequence TTGACGCATCCACATGCCGCGCTGATCGCCCGATTCTACGACGCCTTCCAGCGGCGCGACGCGGCGGCGATGGCCGCCTGCTATCATCGCGACGTGCACTTCACCGACGAGGTCTTCCCCGACCTGCGCGGGCCCCAGGCCGGCGCGATGTGGGCGATGCTCTGCGCGCGCGGGAAGGACCTGCGCGTGGAGCCGTCGGCGATCACGGCCGACGACGCGCAGGGCCGCGCACGGTGGGACGCCTGGTACACCTTCTCGGGCAGCGGCCGCCCGGTGCACAACATCATCCAGGCGGAATTCGGCTTCCGCGACGGCCTCATCGTGCGGCACGTCGACCGGTTCGACTTCCAGCGCTGGGCGCGTCAGGCGCTCGGCGTCTCGGGACTCGTGCTGGGCGGGACGCGGTTCATGCGCCGCAAGGTCCAGACGACGGCGGCGCGGTCGCTCGCCGTGTGGATGGCGGCACCGCGCTGA
- a CDS encoding c-type cytochrome, protein MPQNARPRLFLVVPILAAAVPVVALAVLYGASEWRLRQFTTPATYSHEIRADFATRSAGERIARTRGCHSCHGANLEGKDWSAEWTRMGRVIAVNLARYAREEPPEVLERAIRHGIGRDGRALYSMPSYNFRYLSDEDLGALITYLRQHPVFPDTLGVPYHSLEVRWALAFGDEVQAAELVTEVPPLLTSATVDGPEIAGGEYLAMTACNECHGFDLRGGGPVEERTPDLAIVAAYTREEFGTLLRTGVSRDGRSELRLMSRTARNRFVHFTEQEVDRLYAFLRTLAARPIAVNVPWRWGD, encoded by the coding sequence GTGCCACAGAACGCTCGCCCCCGGCTGTTCCTCGTCGTCCCCATCCTCGCGGCGGCGGTCCCGGTCGTCGCGCTCGCCGTCCTCTATGGGGCGAGCGAGTGGCGCCTGCGGCAGTTCACCACCCCCGCGACATACTCGCACGAGATCCGTGCGGACTTCGCCACGCGCAGCGCCGGCGAGCGCATCGCCCGCACCCGCGGCTGCCACAGCTGCCACGGCGCCAATCTCGAAGGGAAGGACTGGTCCGCCGAGTGGACCCGGATGGGGCGCGTGATCGCCGTGAACCTCGCCCGGTACGCGCGAGAGGAACCGCCGGAGGTCCTCGAGCGGGCGATCCGACACGGGATCGGACGGGACGGGCGCGCGCTGTACTCGATGCCCTCCTACAACTTCAGGTACCTGTCCGACGAGGACCTCGGGGCGCTCATCACCTACCTGCGTCAGCATCCCGTCTTCCCGGACACGCTCGGGGTCCCGTACCACTCCCTCGAGGTCCGCTGGGCGCTCGCCTTCGGCGACGAAGTGCAAGCGGCCGAACTGGTCACCGAGGTCCCGCCCCTGCTCACGTCCGCCACCGTCGATGGCCCGGAGATCGCCGGCGGCGAGTATCTCGCGATGACGGCGTGCAACGAATGCCATGGATTCGACCTGCGCGGGGGCGGCCCGGTCGAGGAGCGGACGCCCGACCTCGCGATCGTCGCCGCCTACACGCGGGAGGAGTTCGGCACCCTGCTCCGGACCGGCGTGAGCCGCGACGGCAGGAGCGAACTGCGCCTCATGAGCCGGACCGCCCGGAACCGGTTCGTCCACTTCACCGAACAGGAGGTGGACCGTCTCTACGCCTTCCTGCGGACGCTCGCGGCGCGTCCCATCGCGGTGAACGTGCCCTGGCGCTGGGGCGACTGA
- a CDS encoding FAD-binding oxidoreductase, protein MSTIVRDPAVLEGYARDASGLKHVPEGLARPGSRDEVVALLRETAATGTAVTPAGAQTSTTGASIAREGILLSMRAMDRVLDVDVANRTARVEPGVLLGALNHQLHADGLFFAPDPTSDETCSLGGAIACNASGPRTLMYGATRAHVRALTVALADGSVREFSRSRVEKNTVGYMPTHDLVDWFVGSEGTLGVVVAAELALLPRPERETGLGIPFPGPGEAIAFARAARRSRKIVPRCLEYFDAEAFRIARGGGHGAATASGWGQDGQVMLYVEDCTDGDLEINEWLLLAETYGASDADVRVFEGEAAIREARRLRHAVPAAMHERTAKFLARGGRRISTDWAVPIEKVEQAILLANGFAVEAGHPPAVTYGHIGNGHPHQNWVAKDPDEVASLELVVERTLRAVIAMGGTVAAEHGIGKLKARWLGLQAGPEQVAIMRATKREFDPAGRMAPGNILG, encoded by the coding sequence GTGAGCACGATCGTCCGCGACCCGGCGGTGCTCGAGGGCTACGCGCGCGACGCGTCGGGCCTGAAGCACGTGCCCGAGGGCCTCGCGCGGCCGGGCTCGCGCGACGAGGTCGTCGCGTTGCTGCGGGAGACGGCCGCGACCGGCACCGCCGTCACGCCGGCCGGCGCGCAGACGAGCACCACCGGCGCCTCCATCGCGCGCGAGGGGATCCTGCTCTCGATGCGCGCGATGGACCGCGTCCTCGATGTCGACGTCGCGAACCGCACCGCGCGCGTGGAGCCCGGTGTCCTGCTCGGGGCGCTCAACCACCAGCTGCACGCCGACGGCCTCTTCTTCGCCCCCGATCCGACCAGCGACGAGACCTGTTCGCTCGGCGGCGCGATCGCGTGCAACGCCTCCGGACCGCGCACCCTGATGTACGGCGCGACGCGCGCCCACGTGCGCGCGCTCACCGTCGCCCTCGCCGATGGCAGCGTGCGCGAGTTCAGCCGCTCGCGGGTGGAGAAGAACACCGTCGGGTACATGCCCACGCACGACCTCGTCGACTGGTTCGTCGGCAGCGAGGGAACGCTCGGCGTCGTCGTCGCGGCCGAACTCGCGCTGCTCCCCCGCCCGGAGCGCGAGACCGGACTCGGCATCCCCTTCCCCGGGCCGGGTGAGGCGATCGCGTTCGCGCGCGCCGCGCGCCGCTCCCGGAAGATCGTGCCGCGCTGCCTCGAATACTTCGACGCCGAGGCGTTCCGGATCGCGCGCGGCGGCGGCCATGGGGCGGCGACGGCCAGCGGGTGGGGCCAGGACGGCCAGGTGATGCTCTACGTCGAGGACTGCACCGACGGCGACCTCGAGATCAACGAGTGGCTGCTGCTCGCCGAGACGTATGGCGCGAGTGATGCCGACGTGCGCGTCTTCGAGGGCGAGGCGGCGATCCGCGAGGCGCGCCGTCTGCGCCATGCGGTCCCGGCGGCGATGCACGAACGCACCGCGAAGTTCCTCGCGCGCGGTGGACGTCGCATCTCGACCGACTGGGCGGTGCCCATCGAGAAGGTCGAGCAGGCGATCCTCCTCGCCAACGGGTTCGCCGTCGAGGCGGGACATCCGCCGGCGGTCACGTACGGGCACATCGGGAACGGGCACCCGCACCAGAACTGGGTCGCGAAGGACCCCGACGAGGTCGCCTCGCTCGAACTGGTCGTGGAGCGCACCCTGCGCGCAGTGATCGCGATGGGCGGCACTGTCGCCGCGGAACATGGGATCGGCAAGCTCAAGGCCCGGTGGCTCGGCCTGCAGGCGGGACCGGAGCAGGTGGCGATCATGCGCGCGACGAAGCGCGAGTTCGATCCGGCTGGGCGGATGGCGCCGGGCAACATCCTTGGCTGA
- a CDS encoding BlaI/MecI/CopY family transcriptional regulator, whose protein sequence is MDDVSLGSRELDVMAILWEHGSGTVGEIHERLDADLAYTTVLTILRKLETKGLLRREPEGRAHRYFPKVKQRAAQKSALHRILAGFFGGSPEALVAHLVDDHDLDPAELRALAARISKAATGRRTT, encoded by the coding sequence ATGGATGATGTCTCGCTCGGCAGCCGCGAACTCGACGTGATGGCAATCCTCTGGGAGCATGGCAGCGGGACGGTCGGCGAGATCCACGAGCGGCTCGACGCCGACCTTGCCTACACGACCGTCCTCACCATACTGCGCAAGCTCGAGACGAAGGGCCTGCTCCGCCGCGAACCCGAGGGACGCGCGCACCGCTATTTCCCGAAGGTGAAGCAGCGCGCCGCTCAGAAGTCGGCGTTGCACCGGATCCTCGCCGGATTCTTCGGCGGATCGCCCGAGGCGCTCGTCGCGCATCTCGTTGACGACCATGACCTCGACCCCGCGGAGTTGCGTGCGCTCGCGGCGCGGATCAGCAAGGCCGCCACGGGGAGAAGAACGACATGA
- a CDS encoding galactose mutarotase has protein sequence MRRHFDILLATLLAAAACRGADDQTRSGSVTREPFGATATGEAVERITLTNRHGVTLQAMTYGAIITTLRVPDRTGALGDVVLGYDSLAAYEASSPYFGAVIGRYGNRIAKGRFTLAGREHVLAVNNGPNHLHGGLRGFDKVVWAAETFQNDSATGITFRYVSKDGEEGYPGTLSVAVTYTLTDANAVRIEYEASTDAATPVNLTQHSYFNLAGTGDILGHELTVAADRFTPVDSTLIPTGELRAVAGTAFDFSTPHAIGERIGATEEQVRFGGGYDHNFVLTRADSGLVRAALVRDPASGRTLEVLTTEPGVQFYSGNFLDGTLTGKGGTVYRHRSGFCLETQHFPDSPNQPGFPNTILEAGRTLRSTTEWRFGTDAAP, from the coding sequence ATGAGACGACACTTCGACATCCTGCTGGCGACCCTGCTGGCCGCGGCCGCCTGCCGCGGCGCTGACGATCAGACGAGGAGCGGATCGGTGACACGCGAACCCTTCGGCGCGACGGCGACCGGCGAGGCCGTCGAACGCATCACGCTCACCAACCGCCACGGCGTCACGCTGCAGGCGATGACCTACGGCGCGATCATCACGACGCTCCGCGTCCCCGACCGCACCGGCGCGCTCGGGGACGTCGTGCTCGGCTACGATTCGCTCGCGGCCTACGAGGCGTCGTCGCCGTACTTCGGTGCGGTAATCGGGCGCTACGGCAACCGGATCGCGAAGGGGCGCTTCACCCTCGCGGGCCGCGAGCATGTCCTCGCGGTGAACAACGGCCCCAATCACCTGCACGGCGGGCTGCGCGGGTTCGACAAGGTGGTCTGGGCCGCGGAGACGTTCCAGAACGACTCCGCGACGGGCATCACGTTCCGGTACGTGAGCAAGGACGGAGAGGAAGGCTATCCGGGCACGCTGTCCGTCGCCGTGACGTACACGCTGACCGACGCGAACGCGGTGCGGATCGAGTACGAGGCGTCCACCGACGCGGCGACACCGGTGAACCTCACGCAGCACTCGTACTTCAACCTCGCAGGAACGGGGGACATCCTCGGCCATGAACTGACCGTCGCGGCGGATCGCTTCACGCCGGTGGACTCGACGCTCATCCCCACCGGTGAACTGCGCGCGGTCGCGGGAACGGCCTTCGACTTCTCCACCCCGCACGCGATCGGCGAACGGATCGGCGCGACCGAAGAGCAGGTGCGATTCGGCGGCGGCTACGATCACAACTTCGTGCTGACGCGGGCCGATTCCGGACTCGTCCGCGCCGCGCTCGTCCGCGACCCCGCCTCCGGCCGCACGCTGGAGGTGCTCACGACGGAACCCGGCGTCCAGTTCTACTCGGGCAACTTCCTCGACGGCACGCTCACCGGGAAGGGCGGCACGGTCTATCGACATCGGTCGGGGTTCTGCCTCGAGACGCAGCACTTCCCGGATTCGCCGAATCAGCCCGGCTTCCCGAACACCATCCTCGAAGCGGGGCGTACGCTGCGGTCGACGACGGAGTGGCGCTTCGGCACGGACGCCGCGCCGTGA
- the solA gene encoding N-methyl-L-tryptophan oxidase, whose product MTAHFDVIVAGLGAMGSQTLAECARRGLRAIGFDRFAPPHDQGSSHGKSRIIREAYFEDPVYVPLVQRAYERWAELEAESGVTIYRRTGGLCYGPPDGVLVAGARRSAELHGLAYESLTAAEMRQRFPAFLVSDRWAGILEHRAGMLAPEAAIGAAIGVAERLGAKVHRREPVLRWKQEGDGVVVETERGTYRASHLVISAGMWVQELLRELAMPLTVQRNVLYWFAPARDARLFAPERFPVFLGEVTEGTMWYGFPDTGDGVKVALHHHGPATTPAEVNRVVHPSEAMHLRSLLDRFMPAASGALRETGVCTYTNAPDEQFIIDRHPAADRVIVASPCSGHGFKFSSAIGEVLVDLVQGGASRFDLTPFGLGRAALARAP is encoded by the coding sequence ATGACCGCGCACTTCGACGTCATCGTCGCCGGGCTGGGCGCCATGGGGAGCCAGACGCTCGCCGAATGCGCCCGCCGGGGCCTGCGGGCCATCGGATTCGACCGCTTCGCGCCGCCACATGATCAGGGCTCGAGCCACGGGAAGTCGCGGATCATCCGGGAAGCGTATTTCGAGGACCCCGTCTACGTGCCGCTGGTGCAGCGTGCGTACGAGCGGTGGGCGGAACTCGAGGCCGAGTCGGGCGTCACGATCTATCGACGGACCGGCGGACTCTGCTACGGCCCACCGGATGGCGTGTTGGTCGCCGGCGCACGGCGGAGCGCGGAACTACACGGCCTCGCCTATGAGTCCCTCACCGCCGCCGAGATGCGTCAGCGGTTCCCGGCCTTCCTCGTCAGCGATCGGTGGGCCGGGATCCTCGAGCACCGGGCGGGGATGCTCGCGCCCGAGGCGGCGATCGGCGCGGCGATCGGGGTCGCCGAGCGGCTGGGCGCGAAGGTCCATCGACGCGAGCCCGTGCTTCGCTGGAAACAGGAGGGTGATGGCGTCGTCGTCGAGACCGAGCGCGGGACGTACCGCGCCTCGCATCTCGTCATCTCGGCGGGCATGTGGGTGCAGGAGCTGCTCCGCGAACTGGCGATGCCGCTCACCGTGCAACGCAACGTGCTCTACTGGTTCGCGCCGGCGCGCGATGCACGGCTCTTCGCCCCCGAGCGGTTCCCGGTATTCCTCGGCGAGGTGACGGAGGGGACGATGTGGTACGGGTTCCCCGACACCGGCGACGGCGTGAAGGTCGCACTGCATCACCATGGGCCGGCGACGACTCCGGCGGAGGTGAATCGCGTCGTGCACCCGTCGGAGGCGATGCACCTGCGCTCGTTGCTCGACCGGTTCATGCCGGCGGCGTCGGGGGCGTTGCGTGAGACGGGCGTGTGCACCTACACGAACGCGCCGGACGAGCAGTTCATCATCGACCGGCACCCGGCCGCGGACCGCGTGATCGTCGCGTCGCCGTGCTCGGGGCACGGGTTCAAGTTCTCGAGCGCGATCGGGGAGGTGCTCGTGGACCTGGTGCAGGGTGGGGCGAGTCGGTTCGACCTGACGCCGTTCGGGCTTGGGCGGGCGGCGCTGGCCCGAGCGCCCTGA
- a CDS encoding alanine--glyoxylate aminotransferase family protein translates to MTHTGEFGTFFLPGPTEVRAEVLEAMLLPMLPHRGARYEALHARIVTGLQQVFRTQRPVYLMSCSATGAMEMAIRGAPEGPILSLVNGAFSERFARIAQSCDRSTRVLSVPLGDTPHLEQVEEALVEGGAGGAPFAAVTVVHSETSTGALTDIHAITELAHRHGAMCLVDSVTGIAGTRVETDAWGLDFVLTGSQKALALPPGLAFAVASEAYVLQASNAPSRGRYLDVVEYEEFARRSQTPNTPALSLLYAAECQLEQIRFEGIEARWIRHAEMLARTERWVEQLRGDGMDIGYLCRAGERSPTVSTLTLPEAMTASAVVKRVAELGFVIGTGYGALKEKTIRIGHMGDHSVDTLEPCLEVVERTLRGR, encoded by the coding sequence ATGACCCACACCGGCGAGTTCGGCACCTTCTTCCTGCCCGGCCCCACCGAGGTGCGCGCCGAGGTGCTCGAGGCGATGCTCCTCCCGATGCTGCCGCACCGCGGCGCGCGGTACGAGGCGCTGCATGCTCGGATCGTCACCGGGCTGCAGCAGGTCTTCCGCACGCAGCGACCGGTCTATCTCATGAGCTGTTCGGCCACCGGCGCGATGGAGATGGCGATCCGCGGCGCCCCCGAGGGGCCGATCCTCTCGCTCGTGAACGGGGCCTTCTCGGAGCGCTTCGCGCGCATCGCGCAGTCGTGCGACCGTTCGACGCGCGTCCTCTCCGTCCCGCTCGGGGACACGCCGCATCTCGAGCAGGTGGAGGAGGCGCTCGTGGAGGGGGGCGCCGGGGGTGCCCCGTTCGCCGCGGTCACCGTCGTGCACTCCGAGACGAGCACCGGTGCGCTCACCGACATCCACGCGATCACCGAGCTCGCGCATCGCCATGGCGCGATGTGCCTCGTGGACAGCGTCACCGGGATCGCGGGGACACGCGTCGAGACCGACGCCTGGGGACTCGACTTCGTGCTCACCGGCTCGCAGAAGGCGCTCGCGCTCCCGCCGGGCCTCGCCTTCGCCGTCGCCAGCGAGGCCTACGTGCTCCAGGCCAGCAACGCGCCGTCGCGCGGGCGCTACCTCGACGTCGTCGAGTACGAGGAGTTCGCGCGCCGCTCGCAGACGCCCAACACGCCGGCGCTCTCGCTCCTCTACGCCGCCGAGTGCCAGCTCGAGCAGATCCGGTTCGAGGGGATCGAGGCCCGCTGGATCCGGCATGCGGAGATGCTCGCGCGCACCGAGCGGTGGGTGGAGCAGTTGCGCGGCGACGGCATGGACATCGGGTACCTCTGCCGCGCCGGCGAGCGCTCACCGACCGTGAGCACGCTCACGCTCCCGGAGGCGATGACGGCGAGCGCGGTCGTGAAGCGCGTGGCCGAACTCGGTTTCGTGATCGGGACCGGGTATGGCGCGCTCAAGGAGAAGACTATCCGTATCGGGCACATGGGCGACCACTCGGTGGACACGCTAGAGCCGTGCCTCGAGGTGGTGGAACGGACGCTGCGGGGGCGGTAA
- a CDS encoding HAD-IB family phosphatase — MAEGVAPFPPRTVVLDADSTLAGIEGIDWLAERRPAAVATRIAELTSAAMAGTLPLDQVYAERLAAVAPGRAELDALGDAYVAAVAPGAVECVSALIDAGIRPLIVSGGLRLALLPLAAHLGIPASDVHGVELHFAADGRYADYDRESPLASQRGKATLVAALLATGGLDRPLVAVGDGSTDLVIRTEGVADAFIAFTGFVARDAVVRGADFQCHTYEGLRALLLPST; from the coding sequence TTGGCTGAAGGCGTCGCGCCCTTCCCGCCGCGCACCGTGGTGCTCGACGCGGATTCGACGCTGGCCGGCATCGAGGGCATCGACTGGCTGGCCGAGCGCCGACCGGCCGCGGTGGCGACCCGCATCGCAGAGCTCACGAGTGCCGCGATGGCCGGCACGCTCCCGCTCGATCAGGTGTACGCCGAGCGCCTCGCGGCGGTGGCGCCGGGCCGCGCGGAGCTCGACGCGCTCGGCGACGCCTACGTCGCCGCGGTCGCGCCGGGTGCGGTCGAGTGCGTCTCGGCACTCATTGACGCAGGCATCCGACCCCTCATCGTGAGCGGCGGGCTCCGCCTCGCTTTGCTGCCCCTGGCGGCGCACCTCGGCATCCCGGCGTCGGACGTGCACGGCGTGGAGCTCCACTTCGCAGCGGATGGCAGGTATGCCGACTACGACCGCGAGAGTCCGCTGGCCTCACAGCGGGGCAAGGCGACACTCGTCGCCGCGCTCCTCGCGACGGGCGGACTCGACCGTCCCTTGGTCGCGGTGGGCGACGGCAGCACCGACCTCGTCATCCGGACCGAGGGGGTCGCCGACGCGTTCATCGCCTTCACCGGCTTCGTCGCGCGCGACGCCGTGGTGCGCGGTGCCGACTTCCAGTGCCACACCTACGAGGGCCTGCGCGCCCTCCTGCTCCCTTCCACATGA